The following proteins are encoded in a genomic region of Macellibacteroides fermentans:
- the rpsL gene encoding 30S ribosomal protein S12, which translates to MPTIQQLVRKGRETLVVKGKSPALDSCPQRRGVCVRVYTTTPKKPNSAMRKVARVRLTNGKEVNSYIPGEGHNLQEHSIVLVRGGRVKDLPGVRYHIVRGTLDTAGVNGRTQRRSKYGAKRPKAGAKGASAAPVKGKKK; encoded by the coding sequence ATGCCTACAATTCAGCAATTAGTTAGAAAAGGAAGGGAAACTTTGGTAGTTAAAGGTAAATCTCCAGCATTGGATTCATGTCCTCAAAGACGTGGTGTATGCGTGAGAGTTTACACAACAACACCGAAAAAACCGAATTCTGCAATGCGTAAAGTTGCCAGAGTTCGTTTAACAAATGGTAAAGAAGTTAACTCTTACATTCCGGGAGAAGGACACAATTTGCAAGAGCACTCAATCGTATTGGTACGTGGTGGTCGTGTGAAAGACCTTCCAGGTGTGCGTTATCACATTGTTCGTGGTACCTTGGATACAGCTGGCGTTAACGGACGTACACAAAGACGTTCTAAATACGGAGCTAAACGTCCTAAGGCCGGAGCAAAGGGAGCATCCGCAGCACCTGTTAAAGGAAAGAAGAAGTAA
- the rpsG gene encoding 30S ribosomal protein S7 — MRKAKPKKRQILPDPVFGDVKVTRFVNHLMYDGKKNTAFEIFYSALEIVKNKLPNEEKSALEIWKAALDNITPQVEVKSRRVGGATFQVPTEIRPDRKESISMKNLILYSRKRGGKTMADKLSAEIVDAFNNQGGSFKRKEDMHRMAEANRAFAHFRF; from the coding sequence ATGAGAAAAGCAAAACCAAAGAAAAGACAGATCCTTCCGGATCCTGTTTTCGGTGATGTTAAGGTTACGAGATTCGTTAACCATTTAATGTATGATGGCAAGAAAAATACTGCCTTCGAAATTTTCTATTCCGCTCTGGAAATCGTTAAGAATAAATTACCTAACGAAGAAAAGTCTGCTCTCGAAATTTGGAAAGCTGCACTCGACAATATTACTCCTCAAGTCGAAGTGAAATCCCGCCGTGTTGGTGGTGCTACTTTCCAGGTACCTACTGAAATCCGCCCCGATCGTAAAGAATCCATTTCTATGAAAAATCTTATCCTGTATTCTCGTAAGAGAGGTGGTAAGACTATGGCTGACAAGTTGTCTGCAGAAATTGTTGACGCTTTCAACAACCAAGGTGGTTCTTTCAAGAGAAAAGAAGATATGCACCGTATGGCTGAAGCTAACCGTGCATTTGCTCATTTCAGATTTTAA
- the fusA gene encoding elongation factor G produces MAKAADQLLKYTRNIGIMAHIDAGKTTTSERILFYTGLTHKIGEVHDGAATMDWMEQEQERGITITSAATTTFWNYLNEKYKINLIDTPGHVDFTVEVERSLRILDGAVAAFCAVGGVEPQSETVWRQADKYNVPRIGYVNKMDRSGANFYEVVNQVKTVLGANPCPIQIPIGAEETFKGVIDLVKMQAILWHDETMGAEYEIDPIPADLLAEAEEWRDKMLEVLAECDDTLMEKYFEDPSTITEDEIVNAIRKGTIAMQINPMICGSSFKNKGVQTLLDAVCAYLPSPADTPAIEGTDPDDSEKIIVRHPTSDEPLCALAFKIATDPYVGRLCFFRVYSGELPAGSYVYNVRSGKKERISRLFQMHSNKQNPKDVIGCGDIGAGVGFKDIRTGDTLCDENNLISLESMDFPEPVIGIAVEPKTQKDMDKLGMGLAKLAEEDPTFRVQTNEETGQTVISGMGELHLDIIVDRLRREFKVECNQGRPQVTYKEAITKSVQLREVYKKQSGGRGKFADIIVRVEPVDAGFEGELQFVDEVKGGNIPKEFIPSIQKGFLKAMKNGVLAGYPLDQLKVTVIDGSFHPVDSDQLSFEICAIQAFKSAAEKASPALMEPIMKMEVVTPEENMGDVISDLNKRRGQVEGMESSRTGARIVKAKVPLAETFGYVTSLRTITSGRATSSMHFSHYAEVSSSIAKQVLTEVQGRVDLIK; encoded by the coding sequence ATGGCTAAAGCTGCAGATCAATTATTAAAATATACAAGAAATATCGGTATCATGGCGCATATCGATGCCGGAAAGACTACGACCTCTGAGCGTATTCTTTTCTACACCGGTTTAACTCACAAGATCGGTGAGGTGCACGATGGCGCTGCAACAATGGACTGGATGGAGCAGGAGCAGGAGCGTGGTATTACTATCACTTCTGCTGCAACTACTACTTTCTGGAATTACCTGAATGAAAAATATAAAATCAACCTGATTGACACCCCGGGACACGTTGACTTTACTGTAGAAGTAGAGCGTTCGTTGCGTATTCTTGACGGTGCCGTTGCTGCTTTTTGTGCAGTAGGTGGTGTTGAGCCTCAGTCTGAAACTGTTTGGCGTCAGGCGGATAAATACAATGTTCCGAGAATTGGTTACGTAAATAAGATGGACCGTTCAGGAGCTAACTTCTATGAAGTTGTAAATCAGGTTAAAACTGTACTTGGCGCAAATCCATGTCCTATTCAAATCCCTATCGGTGCAGAAGAAACTTTCAAAGGTGTAATTGACCTTGTAAAAATGCAAGCAATTCTTTGGCATGACGAAACAATGGGTGCTGAATATGAGATAGATCCAATACCAGCAGATTTACTTGCGGAAGCTGAAGAGTGGAGAGACAAGATGCTTGAAGTACTTGCTGAATGCGACGACACTTTAATGGAAAAATATTTTGAAGATCCTTCAACTATCACTGAAGATGAGATTGTAAATGCAATCCGTAAAGGAACAATTGCTATGCAGATCAATCCGATGATTTGTGGTTCTTCATTCAAGAATAAGGGCGTACAGACATTGCTTGATGCTGTTTGTGCATATTTACCAAGTCCTGCTGATACTCCTGCAATCGAAGGAACAGATCCTGATGATTCAGAAAAAATAATTGTAAGACACCCAACCAGCGATGAGCCTCTTTGTGCTTTGGCATTTAAGATTGCTACAGACCCATATGTTGGACGTCTTTGTTTCTTCCGTGTTTATTCTGGAGAACTTCCTGCCGGATCTTATGTTTATAATGTTCGTTCAGGCAAGAAAGAGCGTATTTCTCGTTTGTTCCAGATGCACTCAAATAAGCAGAATCCGAAGGATGTTATCGGTTGTGGTGATATCGGTGCAGGTGTAGGATTTAAAGATATCCGTACCGGAGATACGCTGTGTGACGAAAACAATCTGATCTCATTGGAGTCAATGGATTTCCCTGAACCAGTTATCGGTATCGCTGTTGAGCCAAAAACTCAGAAAGATATGGATAAGTTGGGTATGGGATTGGCTAAATTGGCCGAAGAAGATCCTACTTTCCGTGTTCAAACCAACGAAGAAACAGGTCAGACTGTAATTAGTGGTATGGGTGAGCTTCACCTTGATATCATTGTTGACCGTTTGAGAAGAGAATTCAAGGTTGAATGTAATCAGGGTCGTCCTCAGGTTACTTATAAAGAGGCTATCACAAAATCAGTTCAACTTCGCGAAGTTTACAAGAAGCAGTCTGGTGGTCGTGGTAAATTTGCTGATATCATTGTTCGTGTTGAACCAGTTGATGCAGGCTTCGAAGGCGAATTGCAATTTGTTGACGAAGTTAAGGGTGGTAACATTCCAAAGGAATTCATCCCATCTATTCAAAAAGGTTTCTTGAAAGCTATGAAGAATGGTGTACTTGCAGGCTATCCATTGGATCAGTTGAAAGTTACTGTTATTGATGGTTCATTCCACCCGGTTGACTCAGATCAGCTTTCGTTCGAAATTTGTGCTATCCAGGCATTCAAGAGTGCAGCAGAAAAAGCTTCACCAGCTTTGATGGAACCAATCATGAAGATGGAAGTTGTAACTCCGGAAGAAAATATGGGTGATGTTATCTCCGACTTGAACAAACGTCGTGGTCAGGTTGAAGGTATGGAATCAAGCCGTACAGGTGCTCGTATCGTTAAAGCTAAAGTTCCTTTGGCAGAAACATTCGGATATGTAACATCTTTGCGTACGATTACATCAGGTCGTGCTACTTCTTCAATGCATTTTTCACATTATGCTGAGGTATCTTCTTCAATTGCTAAGCAAGTTTTGACAGAGGTTCAAGGTCGTGTGGATTTGATCAAATAA
- the rpsJ gene encoding 30S ribosomal protein S10 — translation MSQKIRIKLKSYDYSLVDKSAEKIVKTVKATGAVVSGPIPLPTHKRIFTVNRSTFVNKKSREQFELSSYKRLIDIYSSTAKTVDALMKLELPSGVEVEIKV, via the coding sequence ATGAGCCAAAAGATCAGAATTAAATTAAAGTCTTACGACTATTCTCTAGTAGACAAATCTGCTGAGAAGATTGTAAAGACGGTAAAGGCTACCGGTGCTGTTGTAAGCGGCCCTATACCTCTGCCTACGCATAAGCGTATTTTTACTGTGAACCGCTCGACTTTCGTAAACAAGAAGTCTCGTGAGCAGTTCGAACTCTCTTCTTATAAGAGATTAATTGACATCTATAGCTCAACTGCTAAAACAGTTGATGCATTGATGAAGCTGGAGTTGCCCAGCGGTGTAGAAGTTGAAATTAAAGTGTGA
- the rplC gene encoding 50S ribosomal protein L3 has product MPGLLGKKIGMTSVFSAEGKNLPCTVIEVGPCVVTQVKTLEKDGYEAVQLGFQDQKEKHTTQPEMGHFKKAGVTPKRYLAEFKNFETSYNLGDVISVDYLENAGFVDVIGTSKGKGFQGVVKRHGFGGVGQSTHGQHNRLRAPGSVGACSYPAKVFKGTRMAGQMGNERVTVQNLQVIKVMPEHNLLLVKGSVPGAKGSIVLIEK; this is encoded by the coding sequence ATGCCAGGATTATTAGGAAAAAAAATCGGAATGACATCCGTTTTCAGTGCCGAGGGAAAAAATCTTCCATGCACTGTTATCGAAGTGGGTCCTTGTGTTGTTACGCAAGTTAAAACGCTCGAAAAAGATGGCTATGAAGCTGTACAGTTGGGTTTCCAGGATCAAAAGGAAAAACACACAACACAGCCTGAAATGGGACATTTTAAGAAAGCAGGCGTAACTCCCAAGAGATACTTGGCCGAGTTCAAGAATTTTGAAACCTCTTATAATTTAGGAGATGTAATCTCTGTAGATTATTTAGAAAATGCAGGTTTCGTAGATGTTATCGGAACATCTAAGGGTAAAGGTTTCCAAGGTGTTGTTAAACGTCATGGTTTCGGTGGTGTAGGTCAGTCTACTCACGGTCAGCATAACCGTCTTCGTGCACCGGGTAGTGTTGGAGCATGTTCTTATCCTGCTAAAGTGTTCAAAGGAACTCGTATGGCTGGTCAAATGGGTAACGAACGTGTAACTGTTCAAAACCTTCAAGTGATCAAGGTGATGCCTGAACACAATCTTTTACTAGTTAAAGGATCTGTACCAGGAGCAAAAGGTTCAATCGTATTAATTGAGAAGTAA
- the rplD gene encoding 50S ribosomal protein L4 encodes MELSVLNIKGEDTGRKVTLNDAIFGIEPNDHAIYLDVKQHLANKRQGTHKSKERSELSGSTRKLIKQKGGGGARRGDINSPLLVGGARVFGPKPRDYEFKLNKKVKGLARKSALAYKAQANAIVVVEDFAMEAPKTKEFTAITKNLKVADRKLLLVLAERNNFVYLSARNIEKTNVITASEINTYAVLNATSLVLTESSVAVIDNLFKA; translated from the coding sequence ATGGAACTGAGCGTATTAAATATTAAAGGCGAAGATACCGGAAGAAAGGTAACTTTGAATGATGCTATTTTCGGCATTGAGCCCAACGATCATGCTATTTATCTGGATGTAAAACAGCATTTAGCAAACAAACGTCAGGGAACACACAAGTCGAAAGAGAGAAGTGAACTCTCAGGTAGTACCCGTAAGCTTATCAAACAAAAAGGTGGTGGCGGCGCTCGTCGTGGTGATATTAACTCTCCTTTATTGGTTGGTGGTGCACGTGTTTTTGGTCCTAAACCCAGAGACTACGAGTTTAAATTGAACAAGAAGGTAAAAGGTCTTGCACGTAAATCTGCCTTGGCTTACAAAGCGCAAGCTAATGCAATCGTTGTAGTTGAAGATTTTGCTATGGAAGCTCCTAAGACAAAAGAATTTACTGCAATTACTAAAAATCTGAAAGTGGCTGATAGAAAGTTACTTTTAGTTTTAGCGGAGAGAAATAATTTTGTATATTTGTCGGCTCGTAATATCGAGAAGACAAATGTGATAACTGCTTCAGAAATAAACACATATGCAGTGCTTAACGCTACAAGTTTAGTGCTGACAGAAAGTTCTGTGGCTGTTATTGATAATTTATTTAAAGCATAA
- the rplW gene encoding 50S ribosomal protein L23, translating to MGIIIKPIVTEKQTAITEKMANRYGFRVSPDANKLEIKKAIEDMYNVTVVDVNTINYAGKLKSRYTKSGVINGKQASFKKAIVTLKEGETIDFFSNI from the coding sequence ATGGGAATTATTATTAAACCTATAGTAACAGAGAAACAAACAGCGATTACTGAAAAGATGGCTAATCGCTATGGTTTTCGTGTTTCTCCTGATGCCAACAAGTTAGAGATAAAGAAAGCGATCGAAGATATGTACAACGTAACCGTAGTTGATGTTAACACCATCAACTATGCGGGTAAGTTGAAAAGTCGTTACACTAAATCAGGTGTAATTAACGGAAAGCAGGCATCTTTTAAGAAAGCAATCGTAACGTTGAAAGAAGGAGAAACAATCGATTTCTTTAGTAATATCTAA
- the rplB gene encoding 50S ribosomal protein L2 yields MGIRKLKPTTPGQRHKVIGAFDKITASTPEKSLVTGKRSTGGRNNTGKMTMRYLGGGHKQKYRFIDFKRSKDGIPATVKSIEYDPNRTSRIALLYYVDGAKSYIIAPNGLEVGQTVVSGSDAAPEVGNTLPLQNIPIGTIVHNIELRPGQGAKLVRSAGAFAQLTSREGTYAIIRMPSGETRKILAACKATIGSVGNSDHGLEKSGKAGRSRWLGRRPRNRGVVMNPVDHPMGGGEGRASGGHPRSRKGLYAKGLKTRAPKKHSSKYIIERRKK; encoded by the coding sequence ATGGGAATACGTAAATTAAAGCCCACAACACCGGGGCAGAGACACAAAGTTATTGGTGCATTTGATAAAATCACTGCAAGTACACCAGAGAAGTCTCTTGTAACAGGTAAAAGAAGTACTGGTGGTCGTAACAATACCGGTAAGATGACAATGCGTTATCTTGGAGGTGGTCACAAACAAAAGTACAGATTTATTGATTTCAAGAGAAGCAAAGATGGCATTCCTGCAACAGTTAAGTCAATCGAGTACGATCCCAATCGTACATCACGTATTGCACTGTTGTATTATGTAGACGGAGCAAAGAGCTATATCATCGCTCCTAATGGTCTGGAAGTTGGCCAAACAGTGGTTTCAGGTAGCGATGCTGCTCCTGAAGTAGGTAATACGCTGCCTCTGCAGAATATTCCTATTGGTACGATTGTTCACAATATTGAATTACGTCCCGGACAAGGGGCTAAGTTAGTTCGCTCGGCTGGTGCTTTTGCGCAGTTAACTTCGAGAGAAGGTACCTATGCGATCATTAGAATGCCTTCAGGCGAAACTCGCAAAATTCTTGCAGCTTGTAAAGCTACCATCGGTAGTGTTGGCAATTCAGACCATGGGCTTGAAAAATCAGGTAAGGCCGGTCGTTCTAGATGGCTTGGTCGTCGTCCTCGTAACCGTGGGGTTGTAATGAACCCAGTTGATCACCCAATGGGTGGTGGTGAAGGACGTGCATCAGGAGGACATCCTAGATCACGTAAAGGCTTATATGCAAAGGGCTTGAAGACAAGAGCTCCTAAAAAGCATTCTTCAAAGTATATAATTGAAAGAAGAAAGAAGTAA
- the rpsS gene encoding 30S ribosomal protein S19, with protein sequence MSRSLKKGPYINIKLEKKVLTMNESGKKAVVKTWARASMISPDFVGHTIAVHNGNKFIPVFVTENMVGHKLGEFSPTRTFRGHSGGKKK encoded by the coding sequence ATGAGTCGTTCGCTAAAAAAAGGCCCGTATATCAATATCAAGCTTGAAAAAAAGGTTTTGACTATGAATGAGTCAGGCAAGAAAGCTGTGGTTAAGACATGGGCAAGAGCTTCAATGATTTCGCCTGATTTTGTAGGCCATACTATTGCAGTTCATAATGGAAATAAATTTATTCCTGTTTTTGTTACCGAAAACATGGTTGGTCACAAGTTGGGAGAATTTTCTCCAACTCGTACTTTCCGTGGTCACTCCGGTGGTAAGAAAAAGTAA
- the rplV gene encoding 50S ribosomal protein L22: MGARKRISAEARKEAQKTMYFAKLRNVPTSPRKMRLVVDMIRGMEVFRALGVLKFSNKEASARVEKLLRSAIANWEQKNERKAETGELFVSSIQVDSATMLKRMRPAPQGRGYRVRKRSNHVTLFVDTRSTNDSQN; encoded by the coding sequence ATGGGTGCTAGAAAAAGAATATCAGCCGAAGCAAGAAAAGAAGCCCAAAAAACCATGTATTTCGCAAAATTGCGAAATGTGCCAACTTCTCCCCGCAAGATGCGTCTAGTAGTAGACATGATCCGCGGTATGGAAGTTTTCAGAGCACTTGGTGTTTTGAAGTTTTCTAATAAGGAAGCTTCTGCAAGAGTAGAAAAATTGCTACGTTCAGCGATTGCAAATTGGGAGCAAAAGAATGAGCGCAAAGCAGAAACAGGAGAACTGTTCGTGTCTTCAATACAGGTAGATTCTGCTACAATGTTGAAGAGAATGCGTCCAGCTCCTCAAGGAAGAGGTTATCGTGTTCGTAAACGTTCGAACCATGTTACCTTGTTTGTTGATACACGTAGTACAAACGATAGTCAAAATTAA
- the rpsC gene encoding 30S ribosomal protein S3, with translation MGQKVNPISNRLGIIRGWDSNWYGGNNYGETLLEDSKIRKYMNARLAKASVSRIVIERTLKLITITVCTSRPGIIIGKGGQEVDKLKEELKKITDKEVQINIFEVKRPELDAVIVANNIARQLEGKIAYRRAIKMAIASTMRMGAEGIKVQISGRLNGAEMARSEMYKEGRTPLHTFRADIDYALGEALTKVGLIGIKVWICRGEVYGKRDLAPSFTASKDSGRRNDSNTSGNRDKNFKRKKANR, from the coding sequence ATGGGACAAAAAGTTAATCCGATTAGTAATCGTTTAGGAATCATCCGTGGATGGGATTCCAACTGGTATGGCGGAAATAATTATGGTGAAACACTGTTGGAAGACAGCAAGATCCGTAAATATATGAATGCCCGTCTGGCTAAGGCTAGTGTATCACGTATTGTTATTGAACGTACACTGAAGTTGATCACAATTACAGTTTGCACATCACGTCCGGGTATTATCATCGGTAAAGGTGGTCAGGAAGTTGATAAGTTGAAAGAGGAGTTGAAGAAAATTACTGACAAAGAAGTTCAGATTAACATCTTTGAAGTAAAAAGACCCGAATTGGACGCAGTGATCGTAGCAAACAATATTGCACGTCAGCTTGAAGGTAAAATTGCATATCGTCGTGCTATTAAGATGGCTATCGCCTCTACCATGAGAATGGGTGCCGAAGGTATTAAAGTGCAAATCTCTGGTCGTTTGAATGGTGCTGAAATGGCCCGTTCAGAAATGTATAAAGAAGGAAGAACTCCGTTGCACACTTTTAGAGCAGATATTGATTATGCTTTAGGTGAAGCGTTGACAAAGGTTGGTTTGATTGGTATTAAAGTTTGGATCTGTCGTGGTGAAGTTTATGGTAAGAGAGATCTTGCTCCTTCATTTACTGCTTCTAAAGATTCAGGTCGCAGAAATGACAGCAATACCTCAGGCAACAGAGATAAGAACTTCAAGAGAAAGAAAGCTAATCGTTAA
- the rplP gene encoding 50S ribosomal protein L16, with amino-acid sequence MLQPKKTKFRRQQKGRMKGEAQRGNQLSFGSFGIKSLESKWITGRQIEAARIAVTRYMQRQGQVWVRIFPDKPITKKPAEVRMGKGKGSPEGFVAPVTPGRLIFEIEGVPFDVAKEALRLAAQKLPVTTKFVVRRDYDFQNQNA; translated from the coding sequence ATGTTACAACCTAAAAAAACAAAGTTCAGAAGACAACAAAAAGGTCGCATGAAGGGCGAAGCTCAGCGTGGAAACCAGTTGTCATTCGGATCATTTGGTATAAAGTCATTGGAGTCCAAGTGGATTACAGGTCGTCAGATCGAAGCTGCCCGTATTGCTGTAACTCGTTACATGCAACGTCAGGGCCAGGTTTGGGTACGTATTTTCCCAGATAAACCAATTACTAAGAAGCCTGCAGAAGTACGTATGGGTAAAGGTAAAGGTTCGCCAGAAGGATTTGTGGCACCTGTTACACCAGGACGTCTTATTTTCGAGATTGAAGGGGTTCCTTTCGATGTAGCTAAAGAAGCATTGCGCCTTGCAGCTCAAAAGCTTCCGGTTACTACAAAATTTGTAGTAAGACGTGATTATGACTTTCAAAATCAAAATGCGTAA
- the rpmC gene encoding 50S ribosomal protein L29: MKIAEIKELSTKELIERVDAEVAAYDQKRINHTITPVDNPAQIKQQRRTIARMKSELRYRELNNK; this comes from the coding sequence ATGAAGATAGCAGAAATTAAAGAATTAAGCACAAAGGAGTTGATTGAAAGAGTAGATGCTGAAGTAGCAGCTTACGATCAGAAGAGAATCAATCATACTATTACTCCTGTTGATAATCCTGCTCAGATTAAACAACAACGCAGGACGATTGCGCGCATGAAGTCTGAATTGCGCTACAGAGAACTTAATAATAAATAA
- the rpsQ gene encoding 30S ribosomal protein S17 — translation METRNLRKERTGVVVSNKMEKSITVAVKWKEKHPIYGKFVNKTKKYHAHDENNECSIGDTVKVMETRPLSKTKRWRLVQIIERAK, via the coding sequence ATGGAAACAAGAAATTTAAGAAAAGAAAGAACAGGCGTAGTAGTTAGCAACAAGATGGAAAAAAGCATCACTGTTGCTGTTAAATGGAAGGAAAAACACCCCATTTACGGAAAGTTCGTTAACAAGACGAAGAAGTACCACGCTCATGACGAAAATAACGAATGTTCAATCGGCGATACTGTAAAGGTTATGGAAACTCGTCCATTGAGCAAGACAAAAAGATGGAGATTAGTACAAATAATCGAAAGAGCGAAGTAA
- the rplN gene encoding 50S ribosomal protein L14: MIQQESRLVVCDNSGAKEALCIRVLGGTRKRYASVGDVIVVAIKSVIPSSDVKKGAVSKAIIVRTKKEIRRQDGSYIRFDDNACVLLNAGGDIRGSRIFGPVARELRAANMKIVSLAPEVL, encoded by the coding sequence ATGATACAACAAGAATCAAGACTAGTAGTTTGTGATAACAGTGGCGCAAAAGAAGCTCTTTGTATCCGTGTTTTGGGTGGTACAAGAAAGCGTTATGCCTCTGTTGGTGACGTGATTGTAGTGGCAATCAAAAGCGTTATACCTTCAAGTGATGTAAAGAAAGGTGCAGTTTCAAAAGCTATCATCGTTCGTACAAAGAAGGAAATTCGTCGCCAGGATGGTTCATACATCCGCTTTGATGACAACGCATGTGTTTTGTTAAATGCCGGTGGTGATATTCGCGGAAGTCGTATTTTTGGTCCGGTAGCTAGAGAGCTTCGTGCAGCTAATATGAAAATTGTTTCACTTGCTCCGGAAGTACTTTAA
- the rplX gene encoding 50S ribosomal protein L24 — protein MSKLHIKKGDIVFVNTGEDKGKTGRVLQVLVADQRAVVEGVNMVSKHTKPNAKNPQGGIEKKEAPIHISNLNVVDPKSGKATRIGRKLNAEGSLVRYSKKSGEEIK, from the coding sequence ATGAGTAAATTACATATTAAAAAAGGCGATATAGTATTTGTTAATACTGGCGAAGACAAAGGTAAGACTGGTCGCGTGCTACAAGTTCTTGTAGCAGATCAGCGCGCCGTTGTAGAAGGTGTTAATATGGTGTCAAAGCATACCAAGCCTAATGCAAAGAATCCGCAAGGAGGAATTGAAAAGAAAGAAGCACCCATTCATATTTCGAATTTGAATGTAGTAGATCCAAAGTCTGGTAAAGCTACACGTATCGGTCGTAAGTTGAATGCTGAAGGCTCTTTAGTTCGTTATTCAAAAAAATCAGGGGAGGAAATTAAATAA
- the rplE gene encoding 50S ribosomal protein L5, producing the protein MSNTANLKKEYQDRVVPALMKEFEYKSVMQVPVLKKIVINQGLGMASADKKIIDIAISELTTITGQKAVATVSKKDISNFKLRKKMPIGVMVTLRREQMYEFLERLVRIALPRIRDFKGIESKFDGRGNYTLGIQEQIIFPEINIDSITKILGMNITFVTSAKTDEEGYALLREFGLPFKNIKKD; encoded by the coding sequence ATGAGCAATACTGCCAATCTTAAAAAAGAATATCAGGATCGTGTTGTTCCTGCTTTGATGAAGGAATTTGAATACAAATCTGTAATGCAGGTTCCTGTTTTGAAGAAGATTGTTATCAACCAGGGCTTAGGTATGGCTTCTGCTGATAAGAAGATTATTGATATCGCTATCAGCGAACTGACTACTATTACAGGTCAGAAAGCGGTTGCTACTGTATCAAAGAAAGATATTTCTAACTTTAAACTTCGTAAGAAAATGCCTATCGGTGTAATGGTAACATTACGTCGTGAGCAGATGTATGAGTTCCTTGAAAGACTTGTACGTATTGCTTTGCCACGTATCCGTGACTTCAAGGGTATCGAAAGCAAGTTTGATGGAAGAGGTAATTATACATTGGGTATTCAGGAGCAAATTATTTTCCCTGAAATAAATATCGATAGTATTACCAAAATATTGGGAATGAATATTACCTTTGTAACTTCTGCGAAAACAGATGAAGAAGGGTATGCTCTGTTGAGAGAATTTGGGTTGCCTTTTAAAAATATTAAAAAAGATTAA
- the rpsN gene encoding 30S ribosomal protein S14, translating to MAKESMKAREVKRAKLVAKYAAKRAELKAAGDYEGLQALPKNASPVRLHNRCKLTGRPKGYVRQFGISRIQFREMASNGLIPGVKKASW from the coding sequence ATGGCTAAAGAATCAATGAAGGCCCGCGAGGTTAAAAGAGCGAAGCTTGTTGCGAAATATGCCGCTAAAAGAGCTGAACTTAAGGCTGCTGGCGACTATGAAGGTTTGCAAGCTTTACCCAAAAATGCTTCACCTGTACGTTTGCACAACCGTTGCAAACTAACAGGACGTCCGAAAGGCTATGTACGCCAGTTCGGCATTTCGCGTATTCAATTCCGCGAAATGGCATCAAATGGTTTAATCCCTGGTGTAAAGAAAGCAAGTTGGTAA
- the rpsH gene encoding 30S ribosomal protein S8, which translates to MTDPIADYLTRLRNAIKAKHRVVEVPASNLKKEITKILFDKGYILNFKFVEEGPQGTIKIALKYDPVNKVNAIKKLERVSSPGLRRYTGYKEMPRVLNGLGIAVLSTSKGVMTDKEARDLKIGGEVLCYVY; encoded by the coding sequence ATGACAGATCCTATTGCAGATTATTTGACAAGATTGCGTAATGCAATCAAAGCCAAGCACAGAGTCGTAGAAGTGCCGGCGTCAAATTTAAAAAAAGAGATCACTAAGATTCTTTTTGACAAGGGCTACATTCTTAATTTTAAGTTTGTAGAAGAAGGTCCTCAAGGCACAATTAAAATTGCCTTGAAGTATGACCCCGTAAACAAAGTAAATGCTATTAAGAAACTCGAAAGAGTTTCTTCTCCGGGTTTACGTAGGTACACTGGTTACAAGGAAATGCCAAGAGTATTGAATGGTTTAGGTATTGCTGTTCTTTCTACTTCTAAAGGTGTTATGACAGACAAAGAAGCCCGCGATCTTAAGATTGGTGGTGAAGTTTTATGTTATGTTTATTAA